Proteins encoded within one genomic window of Bombina bombina isolate aBomBom1 chromosome 1, aBomBom1.pri, whole genome shotgun sequence:
- the CHMP1A gene encoding charged multivesicular body protein 1a has product MDDTLFQLKFTAKQLEKLAKKAEKDSKTEQAKVKKALTQKNVDVARVYAENAIRKKNEGLNWLRMASRVDAVASKVQTAVTMKGVTKNMAQVTKALDKALGSMDLQKVSAVMDKFEQQVQNLDVHTSVMEDSMGSAMTLTTPQEQVDSLIVQIAEENGLEVMDQLNQLPEGASSVGESSTRPQEDQLSRRLAALRN; this is encoded by the exons ATGGACG ACACCCTGTTTCAGCTAAAG TTCACAGCAAAACAGCTGGAAAAGTTGGCAAAGAAGGCAGAGAAGGATTCCAAGACAGAGCAAGCCAAAGTGAAAAAG GCTCTTACGCAGAAGAATGTGGATGTTGCCAGAGTATACGCTGAGAATGCCATCCGAAAGAAGAACGAGGGTCTAAACTGGTTGCGGATGGCATCACGTGTTGATGCAGTGGCTTCCAAGGTCCAGACAGCAGTCACTATGAAGGGG GTGACTAAAAACATGGCTCAGGTGACAAAAGCGTTGGACAAAGCCCTGGGATCTATGGATCTTCAGAAAGTGTCGGCTGTCATGGATAAATTTGAGCAACAGGTTCAGAACTTGGATGTCCACACCTCG GTGATGGAGGACTCAATGGGTTCAGCAATGACACTCACTACACCGCAGGAGCAAGTTGACTCCTTGATTGTACAGATAGCAGAAGAGAATGGGTTGGAGGTGATGGATCAGCTTAACCAACTCCCTGAAGGGGCTTCTTCAGTGGGAGAGAGCTCCACCCGCCCCCAGGAAGACCAACTTTCTCGCAG GTTGGCTGCTTTGAGGAATTAA